The nucleotide sequence GCCGCGGCCGTCGCCAGAGCCAGGCCGACCAGCGCCGGGCGCCCCAGGGTCTCTTGCCGCATGGCCGTCCCCATGCCCAGGCCGAGGAAGACGGCCGGCAGGCATCGGAGCCATTGCGGCCCGGGAGTTCCGGCGTCCCCCTGATAGGGCTTGTGGACCGCCAGCGCCGCCAGCGCCAGTAGGGCCAGCGCCACGGCCATCCCGGAGAACAGGCCCGGATTCATCCGGGTCGTCAACCGTCGGGAGACGTTGATGAACAGCATCATCGTGAAGGCGAACGGCAGGTACCACAGGTGGACCGAGGTCCCCGTCAGCAGCACTCGAGCGCCCAGGTCGTCGACGATCGAGACCCCCAGCCGAAGCTGCAGGCTCAGGTCGATGACACCGTAAACGCCGCACCAGAAGGCCCAGGGGGCCAGCAGTCGCGAGGCCGATTTGCGGACCTGTCCCGAAAACGACCGGGGGTCTCGTCCGGCGGCCAGGGAGGCTGAGATGATCGCCAGGGTCGGCAAACGCCAGGCGGTGTAATCCGCCCCCGGCGCGCCCGCGTGGAACGCGACGATCGCCGTCAGCGCCACCAGGCGAAGCACGTCGAACCCGGCGACCCGTCCCTGAATCCCGGCGTCGAACACGACGGCCGAAGTTCGCGTCCGGTCGCTGGAAGCGTCTCGCCGGCCGACCAGCATGGCGGCGGACGACCGCGCCGTGAGTTGGTTGGAACTCCTCATGAGTCCTCGCCCCACTGGGTGTTGAATCCATCCTTGTTGCGTGGGCGTCGCGCCCGCAGGGGGGTGATCGATCAGCGAGGGATTCTTCAACCCCTGCCGATGGATCGAGCGGGAGTCTATCCCTCCCCTCGAAAGTCGTCAAGCGAGGTCGACGAGGGAAATAGGCGACGACCCGCGCGCCGGCTCGAAACGTGGATCGAGCCGGTGCGCGGGTCGTCAGACCGCCTGAACCGAATTGGTGGGAGAGGCGCTGCCGCTCAGAACAGGAGCGCCAGAGCCAGGAGGCCGCCGCCGATGACCCCCAGAGTGCCGATGCGAGTGACGGCGTCGTCAGGCAGGATCAGGGCGGTTTCCAGCGAGCCGAGCTTTAATACATGCTTCACGGCCGACACTCCTTGTATTTATGCTTTCGCGACCCGAGGGTCGAATTGTGCGCAGGGATTGATTTCGTAAGACACTACGCTCCGAGTGAAGGACAGGTTCGATCGACGGGGACGGAAAATCGCTCTGCCGAAGACAAAATTTCGCAGAAGGGGCGCATCGAGACGCGGGGCGCGAGGAAGCCCCTCACGCTCGGACGGGCCCGGTGGTTACGGATCGTCGGTCTCATCTCGGCCCCCAGCGAAGACGGGGACGCGGTCCGAACAGCAAAAGAAAGGATTGCTGACAGAGCAATATAACGATGCGACTTCAACGTCGCAAGCTGACGCCCGCGCCAAACTCGATTTCAGGGAATCGCGCGCAATTTCAGGTCGTCCAGGAAGACGGCCGTGGGAGCGGTCGCCGAGCTGCTGAAGCCCACCCAATCGGCCGACTTCCAGCCGGGGGAAGCGGGGAGATCCGTCAGCCGCAAAGGCTCGGCGCCGGGGCGGGAGACGGTCAGGTTCCAGGTCGGCTTCGAGGCGTCCTCCCCCAGCCGCGCGGAGACCTCCACCCGCAGCCATTCGCCCGGCCGGACGTCCATCACGGGCTTGCCCCCCACGAGCATCTTGCCGTCGCGGAACCAGACGCTGGGGCCGACCTTGTACGGGCTCGATCCGTCGCGCCACTCGTGGTAGAAGACCGCCCCCGGCTCCGTCCGGATCGCGAACGAGCAGGTCGCCAGGCCCTTCTTGTAGTTCGGCCTGAAGTAGAAGTGCGGGTCGAACCCGTTCTTGAGGCCCGACGCGTCGGCGATCTTCAGACTCCGCCGCCCCTGCGCCGCGGCTTCCTCGGTGATCGCCACGAGTTCAGGCCGGCCGCCGTCCGACATCGTCGCGGAATCGGGCGCGTAGCCCGACGTCCCCGGCGACGCCTCCTCGAAGTCGTCGTCGACGGCCATCGCCGGCGGCTCGGGAGTGGGGGTGGAGGCGGGCAGGGGGGCGTCGGCCTCCTTCCGCCAGGCGCCGTCGCCGCGCACGCCGGCCTTGGTGAAATCGAACGGTTTGAAGCCCACCGAGGCCGCCGGGCTCCCCGCCTTGAGGCGGAAGTCGCGCGCATCGGCGTTCTCGAACAGCGGGTCGGCGATCTTCGAATGCTCGTCCTGCCCGGTCTGCTTCCGCCAGGCTTCCAGCGAGAGCCCGCCGGGGAACTCCACCGTCGCGCCCGTTCCTTCGTAATACAGGTTCGAGTCGATCCGGTAGTGCTGCGAGTCCTTCCAGTTCCCCGTCAGCAGCGGGCCGTCGTTCCAGTAAATGATGTTGTTTTCAACCGTGAATGATAGATGCTCCTCGGGCCGGCTTCGCACGACCTGGCCGTACTTGCTGAACGCCAGGATGTTGTTGCGGACCACGTTCTCGCGGCCGTAGTGCTGGTGGTAGCTCCCCGTGGTCGTGTCGTAGACGAGGTTCCCCTCCAGGACGATCCCCGTCGACCCCTCGTCGTTGTACAGGCCCCAGCCGCCGGCTCCGGATTTCACGTAGGAGTCGACGTCGTGGATGACGTTGTGGCTGACCGAAGTCCCCTCCGAGAACCCCAACGTATAGACGCCCCCCATGTCGCTGAGGACGTTCCGGCCCAGGTGGTGCAGGTGGTTGTAGTCGATCGTGTTCCGCTTGCAGTCGGTCGGCTTGTATCCCCAGGACCAGCCGACGGAGACCGTCGTGTAAGAGCCGTCGGCGATGTCGTTGTGGACGACCTTGTTGTCGCTCGACTGGCCGATCCAGACGCCGATCGCGCCGGGGAACCACTGGCCGTAACCTCGGATGATGCAGTCGTCGACCGTGATCTTCCCCGTCGCATAGGCGGGCTTCGCCGGCATGGAGGTCTCGCCGATGCGAACTCCCCCCGCGCCCAGGTCGGTCAGCGCGGTGTGCTCGACCTTGCAATCGGAGCATCCTCGGCGGAACCAGACGCCGTAGATGCCGACGTGCTCAATCCGGCAATCCTTGATCTCAACCCGACGCGCCGCGTCGACCATGATGACGGCCGGGATGCTGGAGGCCGCTTGATGGTCGCCGTGCCCCTCGGCCGGCAGGCGGTAGGCGGAGTGGCGGAACGTCAGGCCGCGGAACGTCAGATCCTCGACGACCGTTCCCTTGTCGGGATCGCCCTGGATCGCGACGAACGCCTCGACGACGGGCGCGACGGCCCGGGTCGTCTCGGGCGTTTCGCCGGGGAGGGGCTTGTAGAGCAGGGTGCCGTCGAAATCCAGGAACCATTCGCCGGGCTGATCGAGGGCCCCTCGGAAGTTCTCCAGATGATAGCGCTGGTTCGATCCCCACTTGAGGAACGGCCAGGGCGCCGGGCCGGTCAGTTCGACGAGGCCCTTCGCATTGTCGACCTTCGCGATGCGGTGCCGCGAGACCTCCCATGAGTGGTAGGCGACGAGGTTCGCGTCCCGCAACTGGCGGTCGGTCAGCCTGCCGAGCGCCGAGAGATCCTCGCGGCGCCCAATGAACGAGCGCACGCCCTCGGGCTCGGATCGCTTCTTGATATAGAAGTAACCCTCGTTCGGCGTCCTCGCCCGGACGGCCCGGCGGCCGTTGACGTAGAGTTGCTCGAAGGGGTTCCCATGCATCGACGCGGCAGCCTTGGGAACCTTCACGGACCAGAGCCCGTCGGCGCCTTTCGTGAACCCTTCGATCTCACGGCCGCCGTCGAGGACGACCTCGGCCCCCGGTTCGGCCTCGTAACTGACCCCGCCGTCCTCAGGCCCGAACGCGACCCGCCTGGTCATCCGATACGTCCCCGCCGCGAACAGGACTGTCACCGGCGTCCGCGCGGCTTGCCCCTTGCGCAGTTCGCGGACCTTGTCGCGAGCCTCCTCCAGCGAGCCCACCGCCCCCCCGGGCGTCACCCGCACCACCTCGCCGGTTTGGGCCTGGGCGACTGGAACGGCGAAGAGGATCACCACAACCGTGGACCAGCAACGTCGGAGCAGCATCGGCGGGACTCCACACGGGCGGGCCGCCGCGCCAGCCTTCAGCATCTGTAAGGCTCCTCCACTTCGGCTGAAGACCGACAGTGCTCATGAGAAGCCTCCCATACTTGGCGGCGACCCTGCGGCGACTCTAACGCGCGCCGGCCGCCGGCTACAGCCACCACCGCCTCAACGCTCGGCTACGGCCTGCCTGAGCATCGCGGCGACCGTCTGAGACCTCGTAGGCTTCGATCCATTCAACCGGCGTACACGATCCATTCACCCCCATACACCTCGCGTTATGTCCGCCACATTCCCCGAGTTTGGCCCCCGTTCTATGTAGAAGCCTCAGGAGATGCTGGGCGCTGGGTGCCATGGCCACGCTTGCATGGTCATGAACCGGCGTTGGTCCCCGCGTGACCGTCGCCTACCAAATAACCACGCATGCATTGCTATAACGCCCGAATCCAGCCCTCAATCCAGAAACGGCTTCCCGCAGGTGCTGCGAGTGTTGAGCGAGGATTGTCAAACGATCTCGCCGATCGAAGCCAATTTCCGAGCCCGGATTTTTCGCCCCAAGGCCCAGCCAGTTCATCGTTTACAACGAACGGCTTCGATATCGGAGGCCAAAAAACGAACCCACGCCGGAAGCCGCGCGGAGAGCTAAATTCGGAGGCTGGTCGAGAGCGCGACCGCCTTCGGCTCGGGGGAGGGAAGAGAGGCGAGGATTCAGGCGCGTCGACTGGCGTCTACCGAATCCGCGATGGCGGTCGGTTCAGCGTCGGGGAGGGGTTGATCGACGAGCTTGATCGCGCACTGGGGATGGATGCCGGCCTTCGAG is from Paludisphaera rhizosphaerae and encodes:
- a CDS encoding right-handed parallel beta-helix repeat-containing protein, whose protein sequence is MLKAGAAARPCGVPPMLLRRCWSTVVVILFAVPVAQAQTGEVVRVTPGGAVGSLEEARDKVRELRKGQAARTPVTVLFAAGTYRMTRRVAFGPEDGGVSYEAEPGAEVVLDGGREIEGFTKGADGLWSVKVPKAAASMHGNPFEQLYVNGRRAVRARTPNEGYFYIKKRSEPEGVRSFIGRREDLSALGRLTDRQLRDANLVAYHSWEVSRHRIAKVDNAKGLVELTGPAPWPFLKWGSNQRYHLENFRGALDQPGEWFLDFDGTLLYKPLPGETPETTRAVAPVVEAFVAIQGDPDKGTVVEDLTFRGLTFRHSAYRLPAEGHGDHQAASSIPAVIMVDAARRVEIKDCRIEHVGIYGVWFRRGCSDCKVEHTALTDLGAGGVRIGETSMPAKPAYATGKITVDDCIIRGYGQWFPGAIGVWIGQSSDNKVVHNDIADGSYTTVSVGWSWGYKPTDCKRNTIDYNHLHHLGRNVLSDMGGVYTLGFSEGTSVSHNVIHDVDSYVKSGAGGWGLYNDEGSTGIVLEGNLVYDTTTGSYHQHYGRENVVRNNILAFSKYGQVVRSRPEEHLSFTVENNIIYWNDGPLLTGNWKDSQHYRIDSNLYYEGTGATVEFPGGLSLEAWRKQTGQDEHSKIADPLFENADARDFRLKAGSPAASVGFKPFDFTKAGVRGDGAWRKEADAPLPASTPTPEPPAMAVDDDFEEASPGTSGYAPDSATMSDGGRPELVAITEEAAAQGRRSLKIADASGLKNGFDPHFYFRPNYKKGLATCSFAIRTEPGAVFYHEWRDGSSPYKVGPSVWFRDGKMLVGGKPVMDVRPGEWLRVEVSARLGEDASKPTWNLTVSRPGAEPLRLTDLPASPGWKSADWVGFSSSATAPTAVFLDDLKLRAIP
- a CDS encoding acyltransferase family protein; this encodes MRSSNQLTARSSAAMLVGRRDASSDRTRTSAVVFDAGIQGRVAGFDVLRLVALTAIVAFHAGAPGADYTAWRLPTLAIISASLAAGRDPRSFSGQVRKSASRLLAPWAFWCGVYGVIDLSLQLRLGVSIVDDLGARVLLTGTSVHLWYLPFAFTMMLFINVSRRLTTRMNPGLFSGMAVALALLALAALAVHKPYQGDAGTPGPQWLRCLPAVFLGLGMGTAMRQETLGRPALVGLALATAAACGAIAAGLHDELALRYGLAALLVAAAASWRFDPPQWLTATVGMGMGVYLVHMAVHRVVYALANRLPTPDLTPAGQGLVVIVLSFALVAALSRTRLKRFV